Proteins encoded within one genomic window of Candidatus Methylomirabilota bacterium:
- a CDS encoding enoyl-CoA hydratase/isomerase family protein: MTTLHVERAERVVTLTLDGPEDQNRLTRDVLLAMESIVDELGADEDAQAVVVTGSGAEFFSMGILNPMVRAAYTKEQILDLVRIANRLYDALEALPQIVIAAYNGAARAGAAELSLACDIRLAAAHATFRLPEALWGGFPGAGGPVRLPDIVGRARALELICTGREIDAAEMLRLGLVLAVHPADRLSAEAHALAAHIGASGPIAIRGAKRIVSVRRAEGFAAARMLSDRLRHQLEWSRDVDEGMAAHREGRLPRFTGR; encoded by the coding sequence GTGACCACGCTGCACGTGGAGCGGGCCGAGCGCGTCGTCACCCTCACCCTGGACGGGCCCGAGGATCAGAACCGTCTCACCCGCGACGTGCTGCTCGCCATGGAGAGCATCGTCGACGAGCTCGGCGCCGACGAGGACGCCCAGGCGGTGGTGGTGACGGGCAGCGGCGCCGAGTTCTTCTCCATGGGCATTCTCAACCCGATGGTGCGGGCCGCCTACACCAAGGAGCAGATCCTCGACCTCGTCCGCATCGCCAACCGGCTCTACGATGCGCTGGAGGCGCTTCCGCAGATCGTCATCGCCGCGTACAACGGCGCCGCCCGCGCGGGCGCCGCGGAGCTCTCCCTCGCCTGCGACATCCGGCTCGCCGCCGCGCACGCGACCTTCCGGCTGCCCGAGGCCCTGTGGGGCGGCTTCCCCGGCGCGGGCGGCCCCGTGCGCCTGCCCGACATCGTGGGCCGCGCCCGCGCTCTCGAGCTGATCTGCACGGGCCGCGAGATCGACGCGGCCGAAATGCTACGCCTCGGGCTGGTCCTCGCCGTCCATCCTGCCGATCGCCTGAGCGCGGAAGCGCACGCGCTGGCCGCGCACATCGGCGCGAGCGGGCCCATCGCGATCCGCGGCGCCAAGCGCATCGTGAGCGTCCGCCGCGCCGAGGGCTTCGCCGCCGCGCGCATGCTCTCCGACCGGCTCCGGCATCAGCTCGAGTGGAGCCGCGACGTCGACGAGGGCATGGCCGCGCACCGCGAAGGGCGGCTTCCGCGCTTCACCGGGCGCTAG
- a CDS encoding OmpA family protein, with product MSLAHSRMVMMCGAWLLAALAFFAGCASQPPPPPPPAAAPPLPERPAPQRSDLTFAQGIAYAVDDLFIQLQRLPAFAPRAGGAEAKRSVIVVDTIIDAATGQQTQATLLAEAFVYERTQAKFKQFDVYAATPEFLKRAEYVVTSTMTPVMNEKGLYRLNMSMTEIRAGLVVAQSAARVRDDSVDVTPTPFFRESPAIAKDRVIEGQIKTAETAAAQPADAVYIERLPTSAVVNEGMAAINVGKYAEALPYYEEAAKRQDGQQLRVYNGLYMIYWNLGRGSDAEAAFGKIVALGLATNNLAVKFLFRPGSTDFWPDTKISGPYPVWLRQIALQMKETKSCLRIVGHTSRTGSEVNNERLSLRRADFIKGRLITESREPASRIETAGVGSRENIVGSGTDDQRDALDRRVEFRVIPCPGA from the coding sequence ATGTCGCTAGCCCATTCGCGAATGGTGATGATGTGCGGCGCCTGGCTGCTCGCCGCACTGGCGTTTTTCGCCGGCTGCGCGAGCCAGCCGCCACCACCACCCCCGCCGGCCGCGGCGCCGCCGCTACCGGAGCGTCCCGCGCCCCAGCGCTCGGATCTCACCTTCGCGCAGGGCATCGCCTATGCGGTGGACGACCTCTTCATCCAGCTCCAGCGGCTGCCCGCCTTCGCCCCCAGGGCCGGTGGCGCCGAGGCCAAGCGCAGCGTGATCGTGGTGGACACCATCATCGACGCCGCGACGGGACAGCAGACGCAGGCGACGCTGCTCGCCGAGGCCTTCGTCTACGAGCGCACGCAGGCCAAGTTCAAGCAGTTCGACGTCTACGCGGCCACGCCGGAGTTCCTCAAGCGCGCGGAGTACGTGGTCACCTCGACGATGACTCCGGTGATGAACGAGAAGGGCCTCTATCGGCTCAACATGTCCATGACCGAGATCCGCGCCGGCCTGGTCGTCGCCCAGTCGGCCGCGCGCGTCCGCGACGACTCGGTGGACGTCACGCCCACGCCCTTCTTCCGCGAGAGCCCGGCGATCGCGAAGGATCGGGTGATCGAGGGCCAGATCAAGACCGCCGAGACCGCCGCCGCCCAGCCTGCCGACGCGGTCTACATCGAGCGGCTGCCGACCTCCGCGGTAGTGAACGAGGGGATGGCCGCGATCAACGTGGGCAAGTATGCAGAGGCGCTGCCCTACTACGAGGAGGCGGCGAAGCGCCAGGACGGTCAGCAGCTCCGCGTCTACAACGGCCTCTACATGATCTACTGGAACCTCGGGCGCGGCAGCGACGCCGAGGCGGCCTTCGGCAAGATCGTCGCCCTCGGGCTCGCCACCAACAATCTCGCCGTGAAGTTCCTCTTCCGCCCGGGGAGCACGGACTTCTGGCCCGACACCAAGATCAGCGGGCCGTATCCCGTGTGGCTGCGTCAGATCGCCCTCCAGATGAAGGAAACAAAATCCTGTCTAAGAATAGTGGGGCACACGAGCCGCACCGGCTCCGAGGTGAACAACGAGCGGCTCTCGCTGCGGCGCGCCGACTTCATCAAGGGACGTCTGATCACGGAGTCGCGCGAGCCCGCCTCGCGCATCGAGACCGCCGGGGTCGGCTCGCGCGAGAACATCGTGGGAAGCGGCACCGACGATCAGCGGGACGCTCTGGACCGCCGGGTGGAGTTCCGCGTCATCCCCTGTCCCGGGGCCTGA